DNA sequence from the Mus caroli chromosome X, CAROLI_EIJ_v1.1, whole genome shotgun sequence genome:
TCTCCCCAAGTCTGTCCCTATAGAGATCAATTTGAGAGTAGAAACATCTCAGTTCAACTGCCATCTTCACTCAGTTGAGATACTTTATATCCTAGAATTTCATAGAAGCAAGAGAACATGGCACAAAGGCCAGTAAGAGGCCTACTTACCAGACTATTGATTTGAGTACTAACATAAAATAATCCTGTGGCCTTGAGCAAGACCCTAATTTTTTCATGAATAAATCATCTTGCTAACAAAACCTATGGTATCTGATCTACTTACCTCACAGGTAAAAAGATTCCGTATTTCCCATGACCTTCACCTCAATTCATAtgatatattgatttttatagatattttagagatttttttcagtgatttCTCTAAAAGATTCCTCTAGTGAGCTTCAGAAGGATAGTATTTATGAAGATTCGTTGTTTTCCACAAAATTCACTCCAAGGCCCATGGGATTGGATTCTGCCTCAAAAGTCCATGGGGGCAGGGAGATAAATACAAAaagtcatttcctctttaaactTGATCTCTAAGTGTAAAGAGCTTTGAGATGTAAAGACTCAGTCTTTACATTGCCATTCTGAGTCCCAAAAGCAGATAAGAAAAACATTTGctaataaaatgaaagaagtatGCATATCTTTGATACTTTTTATAAtgtgaaatgaacattttttggaggggggagggacttttagagacagggtttctctgtatagccctggctgtcctggaactcactttgtagaccaggctggccttgaactcagaaatccacctgcctctacctcccaaatgctgggattaaaggcatgcaccacaacttCCCCactgaacacttttttttaagtgtaaaaaGCCATGAAAATCATATTTNNNNNNNNNNNcccaaaagggtgctgcctcagcggctctgtggctcccgcctgtcccagaagctgtctgcctctgtggtcctcactctaacctgtagactaagttcggcggagtcccggagccaagatggcgctccctgcagggcaggtcactgtcctccgaccgAAAATCATATTTCAAGGACTGTATTTTTAAGCCTCTACAGACCTGACTTTCCTAAGCAGTAAAGGTTGGGTACTTCATAACCTCAAGATTTTCATGTTTTGCAAAATGCTTTGAGTTTAGAGCTTTGAACCACTTATATACAAAAATTTCTTTGAATGCTTAATAGTCACATGGTGATGGATAAAACACTCTTTTATGGTAccaatgaaattaataaaaggaTGACCAGTGTGGTGAACAAAGAATTAAGTGGGtctgtacatttcaaatgctgatGCTACAAAGATTAAGAATGAAGAACATTCAGTGTAATGAGAAATAGAATTCACATGAAAGCTCAAAGCTTCTCTGATTTCCAAACCAAGATTAAGAATAGCTAGATGTATGAAGACATGGAGTGAAGCCATTCTGAATAGAGGGATCAACAGATGTAGAAAAGGGAAGCACACACTCAGGAATGAATCATGAATTTCACATCTCTTCATGAGACAGGAACCAAAAATATGTCTAGGTTAAAGGAGAGCAATATTGGTAACGTAAGTAAAGGGAGCTACCCAGAAATGGAGAGAGCAAGTGAAAAGGAGAGACAGGGCTAGAGTGGTACAGacaaagctagagaaagaacactGAGAGAGAACAGAACCAAATACAGAGAAAATGAGGGGACTTGCTGGATCTTTTTGTCTTAGTAGAtttttagattgcttttatttcttaaatttcagGGTGACATAAATTCTTCAGAGCAAGTGAGGTGTTCCTGTTCTGAGGATTTATATTTCTGTTGAAGCAAGAATAAATTCCCCATTACTTCACAGCATAGGGATTTTACACTTAATTTTTACTGAGGAGATGAAGGGAACCTCTTActatttcctcttctgtttgGAGAAGAGTTTTGGTAACCAGATCATGAGAATCTAAATTTGTGACTAATTGTGAATTTCTGAGTTGTATATGTGACAGATTCAGAGGTGAACAAACCCATAATAGAAAGGTGCCAACTGgccttgtgttttctgttttggcAAAACTGAGCTCTGCTATTTAACTCAGCGGTGTGATGCTCTGTTAACAAGAGAAACTGTCTGTACTGgtaaagcaagaaagcaagcaagcaaaacaacaacaacaacaacaacaacaacaacaaacccaaaaaacaaaacaacaaaacaaaacaaaacaaaaaccaaaaaaaaaacaacccaccaaaaaacaacaaataccCATGTTTGTTAAGTGCAAAAGTGGAAGTGGAATTTGATTGGGCTTGAGGTGTTCTTAGTTCTTGAAATTAAATTGTAGTTTGCTGTAGCTCCCTTTGCTCTCTTGGCAGCCTCTGCATTGCTAACAACAAATGGCAACAGAAGTGATGCCAGTATTACAATCAACGTGGTTGTTGGGACAAATTCATTTTTACTCAGTTCACCATGGCATAGAGCTTTCTCCATGGTGGATGAAAAACAAAGATAGAACTCATCACCAGTGACCCATATCATTAAGTTAGGCTTTCACTCCTAACATTTCCAGAAGACCACAAGCTGAAGACATAGAATTTGACATATGAGCCAATCAGGGGTATTTCCTTTTGAATATGTATAAATGGTCGATAAGTTAGCTACATTTTAAAGTCACACCTAGTTGCAGGGAGGCAAGTGACAAAATACCTTGAGACTTGGAATAGCCCTACAAAAGAGTATGCATTGTTTTtacttctgtggtggtttgaatgacacCCCCTTAGTCACCAAGACTGGAAGATTTTGAGAAGGATGAGGTGGTATGGTCTCATTGAggtagatgtgaccttgttgaaggtgTTATGTGACTGGGATTGAGcactgagatttcaaaagcccatgcaaGGCCCagtatctgtctctgtttctttctctgtctctctgtctctgtatgtctctctcgctctctgtCTGCTGACTATAGATCAGGATATaaggctctcagctactgctccagatttatgtttgtttatttcccATTATGATGAGCATGTGCCAACCCTCTAAAGTTGTAATCAGATTTCCTATTAAATGAATTTTTAGCAAGAGTGGTCTTGGTAATGGTGGATCTTCACAGTAGAACACTGGCAAAGACAACCTCCAAATTCACTAAATCTCCCTAAACATTAGTCTCTCCATCTATGTTATATGATTATAAAAACATATCAATTACTAtaatttgtaataataataaacaataataatttatACTAGTAAATTATATGAAACATATGGATACTTCTTTTGCTGATCCTGGTCTACAGCCTTCATGTTTAAAATATGATTCCCTCCCTTTCACCTTTGAGTACCTCTTATTAGAAGCCCTCCAGAAACACACGGGATGACTACTTTACTCTTTATGACATATCACCAATGATAGGTCAAGTAGATTTACATATGAAAGAGAAGAGTaagcaaagtaaaaataattggGTTCCTTTCTTTTTGTGGAATTGTCACTTGGAGTCCCTTTATGCTATTCCATCTCTGTTTATTGCAATGGGACTGAAAATGGTATCAGTTGCCATTCatccacaaagaaagagaacttaaaaCTACAATACTCCATTgtagtaaatatattcaacaggcaacagaataaaagtaaaaatgtaagaaGCCACTTCATATGAGAAACAACTTCAGGGcatgtttgctttcttccttccttgccttccttcctttccgtccttccttcttccttcccttccttccttccttcccttccttccttccttgccttccttccttgccttccttccttccttccttccttccttcctttctctctctctttctttctccgtccttccttccttccttccttccttccttccttccttccttccttccttccttcttttctttcttcttaccttacttatttcttttttcttccccttgaAGCTTTGAATAAAATAATTGTCCTTGAAATCTCATAAAGGGGTACATGTGTAAATTGTGtggggatggaaatgaagattGAGAAGAATATCTATAGAGATTAAAACATCTTCCACTTGAATTCTCAGATCTTTAATTTATCAATCAGTCCTTAGTCCTAGCTTCTTTTTcctgtattatgtatatataggcTCAATGGGTAATTTTCAAAggccccttttttcttttttcttttctaagttctttttatttttgatttaagttttattgcattatgatgagaaaagatacataatttcaatttacctgaatttgttaacatttaaaaacatattttgagtaaatagacttagattgcattcttctttcccttttgtaccacAACTCCTCCCGGAGAGCCCCCCTTCAACCcccctttcattttttatcatattctttaaaatttataaaatgttgtaccaataaaatgaatattataaaaattgtttgatataaaacaataatcgggctggtgagatggctcagtgggtaagagcacccgactgttcttccacaggtccggagttcaaatcccagcaaccccatggtggctcacaaccatccataacgagatctgactccctcttcgggagtgtctgaagacagctacagtgtacttacatataataaataattaaatctttaaaaaaaacaataatcaattgaacagtcttatgtagatgtttgtctacagcaatactgaaaatacatatgtttttctcaatataaattttaaataactccaaatatattaactgtatggtattttaaaataatatatcactattagtttttttttaatttttaatattttttattacatattttcctcaattacatttccaatgctatcccaacattcccccatactgccccccacttcgctacccacccattcccattcttttggccctggcattcccctatcttgggacctataaagtttgcaagtccaatgggcctctctttccagtgatggcccactaggccatctttcgatacatatgcagctagagacaagagctccggggtactggttagttcatcNNNNNNNNNNNNNNNNNNNNNNNNNNNNNNNNNNNNNNNNNNNNNNNNNNNNNNNNNNNNNNNNNNNNNNNNNNNNNNNNNNNNNNNNNNNNNNNNNNNNNNNNNNNNNNNNNNNNNNNNNNNNNNNNNNNNNNNNNNNNNNNNNNNNNNNNNNNNNNNNNNNNNNNNNNNNNNNNNNNcactcgggaggcagaggcaggcggatttctgagttcgaggccagcctggtctacagagtgagtaccaggacagcagccagacctacacagagaaaccctgtctcaaaaaaaaaaaccccaaatttgacacaataattataaatatcaagcaaagtcttcagtctcactctttgctgttctcttacaagccacctcccaaattatttgtctacatttcttttggctgtataaataattttgaaatatgtaagctgttctgaaaacaaTAGTATAgcataaaaaatcaaataaacagtcctactaatagagaggctgatgtaggagaagcatgatttcaagaccattatgtggcacacagcaagaccctgtcatgtacaaacaaggaAAAAGTATACATgaattgtacaatattggacctatttctcccattcacaaattagagagaccacaggatgacagccaacaaatttctaaatcctcatatttttgaatttcaatcgattagaatatgttggtaatattaattttcatattaagagatattaaggaaaagtgattgttccttcctgttaattttctttttagaggtggaattatgtttgcatgggtttgttgaaagattactttcttgcttctcctagggtgtagtttcactctttgtgttggtgttttccatctaataacctttgtagggctggatttgtggaaaaatatatcttcttttctccgtctatggtgattgagagttttgttggatatagtagcatgggctggcatttgtgttctcttagggtctttatgccatctgcccaggatcttctagatttcataatctctggtgagaagtctggtgtagttcTGATAGGTTCAAAGGGCCTTTGTAATCTGAGATTTTATAAGGTAGTTAAAATAAGATGATAATTCTGCTGCTACTTCCCATTGTCTTCTGTAGGTAACCTCTACAACTTTGCAGAACTTGAGAAGCCCTATCAGATTAGTCTACATTTCtatacctcaacataatacaTAACTAAAACAACAGTGAATCATCATATGATATAAAATGTCTAAAAATTTTGTTCTTATAATGATTACTTTAATATTCACTCAAAATTGAATTTTAAGTTGTTCTCAAAAAGTAGTTCAGATGTGCTGTTTTACTAATATTAGGGCAATATTCACTGTGACTGTTAGATAATGTGTCCTCTGATGACGTTGCACCAGTGtaggattcttttaaaaatgttacatatTATTGAGAatatagtataattatatattttccctttccttcctccaattcTTTTAATGTATCTaccttaatttctttaaaaattcatggcctttttgatattgttgttgttgtgtgcttctaaatacataaatataatctgctcagtccatataatgacaattgtatgtatatgttttttaggactaaccatttggtattagataattTGTTCTTCCTTAGAGAAGACTTATTTCTCCACTCATTACTGCCTGTAGgctttttgattctttttttggggggggggtatgtctAGGGTTATGTAGGATTATAGCCTCATGAATTTCTCCTTCCACATTAGCATGCCTATAGGTGTCCAtgttcagttcatgtttaggCAGTTATGTTGATAAGACTTCATGAGTAtaaattctttattgtttctaagaaaagcaatctcacagcaaacttcctgtttctatggttcttacagtctttctattCCCCCTTTCTCAATGATCCCTGAACCATAGATGACAGAGTTGTACTGAAGTTGGGattcacaactctgcatttttgctggttgtggttttctttaatgGTCTCTTTATTGCAAAGTGAGTTTTCCTTGATGAAATGTGAGGGATACACTTATCTGTAAGCAGGACAAATAACTTAAAATGTTGTTAGGGATGATACTGGTTTAGTGAAATATCTGCtatagtttctcctccaaaattcATGGCTAAGTATTCTGTGGTAGTTGACTGGTTTCCAGTAATGGGCACAATTTCCCTCTTATTGAGTGGGTGGGTCTTATGTCCAAATTAATACCAAGGTGTGCATGCTAGTATTGATTGCACCCTTGGAATTATTATGTCATGCTGGTTGTTTATGTGATTTATAGGTATCATATCTATAAGTTGCTCTCTTCCTTTGGAAGCTTATATGGTGCCTTCTGGACACATGAATGCTAGTTTTGAAGGAGGAGGCTTTCAGATACAGTTAATGTGCTGTGGGTCCTGTGTCcaaagtgcatggtgtcttcagcaatatggACTTACTTTCCACCTCTGTTAGGCAACAGAAACAGCAATAGTCTATAATGTTTTGGGAATCTATTGAATATCACTAAGCAACAATTCAAAAGAGGCTTCTCATGCCTGGCATTGGGGTTTTGCTAGATATGTCTCTTGGTGGTGGGGGAGAATTGTCAGCCTAGATaggaacattttatttaaattttatatttatacgtATACAGACTAACATGTATAATAGTGTATGGTTCTTCAGAAATGGACACCTAAGCACTATACTTCCAAAATTACAAGAATGAAGTATTCATAGTTTAGGATGTGAAATTATACATTTTGAAGTATTTCATGTAAACTGAGAATGGGACACAAGACCAGGGAGATAGAACAACTTCAAGAGGACTTGAGCAATGAGCTATTAcgataaaataatgaaaaggtcATATTCCCACATTCTCCAAGTCAGCCAGATGCAAACTCAAGACATTTTATAATGCTAGGGAAGCAAGTTTGAGGAATACCACAATGTTTTTGATATgataagaagaaacaagaaatatgCCAGGACACAGTTCCATCATTTCTTAACTGATTTACTGTACAATGTTGGGTCAGAAATTCATCTTCTTTAAGTCTCTACTTATTGATCTGTGTATTATCTCTAATTGGAATATTCTATATCTCAGTGTTAAATAGAGCCCTAGATATTCACTAAAGTATTATTTAACCATTGTGCCtttaaactttgtgtgtgtgttttttacaGGAACCAAGCCATAATTCCACAGTTTTCCTTGCCAAACATACTGAAATATTCAAGATGGGTAGCAACAGTACCAGCAGTGCTGAGAGCAATTGCAATGCCACTTATTTGCCATTTCAGTACTCTCTGTATGCAACCACCTATATCTTCATATTCATCCCGGGTCTCCTGGCTAACAGTGCAGCCCTGTGGGTTCTGTGCCGCTTCATCAGCAAGAAGAACAAGGCCATCATCTTCATGATCAACCTCTCAGTGGCAGACCTTGCTCATATCCTGTCCTTACCTCTTCGGATTTACTATTATATCAATCGTCACTGGCCATTCCAGAGGGCCCTTTGCCTGCTGTGTTTCTATCTGAAATATCTCAACATGTATGCCAGCATTTTTTTCTTGACATGCATTAGCCTTCAGAGGTGCCTCTTTCTCCTCAAGCCATTcagagccagaaactggaagcgtAGGTACGATGTGGGCATCAGTGCTGTCATCTGGATTGTTGTAGGGACTGCCTGTTTGCCATTTCCCATCCTGAGAAATGCTGGCTTAGCCAATAACACAGATTCTTGCTTTGCTGATCTTGGGTACAAACAGATGGATGCAGTGGTTCTGGTCACCATGGTTGTAATTGCTGAACTTGCTGGATTTGTGATTCCAGTGATCACCATTGCATGTTGTACCTGGAAAACAACTGTATCCTTGAAACACCCACCAATTGCTTTTCAAGGAATTAGTGAGAGGAAAAAAGCATTGCGGATGGTTTTCATGTGTGCTGCAGTCTTCGTTATCTGCTTCACTCCTTATCacataaacttcattttttacaCCATGGTAAAGGAAAGCATCATTACCAGTTGTCCCACTGTAAAAAGTACCCTGTATTTCCATCCTTTTTCCCTATGCCTTGCAAGTCTCTGTTGTCTTTTGGACCCAATTCTGTACTATTTCATGGCTTCAGAGTTTCGTGACCAACTATCTCGTCATGGAAGCTCTGTTACTCGTTCGCGTCTCATGAGCAGGGAGAGTGGTTCATCAATGGTTaactaaaatgagaaaattcttCAGTTAGGATTCTCTTTTCCTGACATTCTGTGGCATTGCCCAAAGATAGGAATTTCCAGGCAAATAATTTCTTTAACCGAACCTTGGAAATAGCAGAAATAAGTTTTATTGTGTGATGGTTGTGGTCTCCACAGATGATGGAGGCATAATGTGAAAAAAATGTGGgagtagaaagaaaaatgggatcCATGTGCTTCCAATTTAAAATTTATGGCATTATATTAGTTACAAGTCCCAGATTAAGTTCAAGTTTTTAGCAGATGTTTCCATCCTAATATAAATtgaatgcatatatttaaatttgtctTCTGTAAAGAGAATAGTACTGAGATGCAAGGTATATATTAAGATTTGCAGAAGAGTAAATTTCCTCcatggaataattttatttctgaatggAGTAAAGATTTCAAGTCTTTCTAAAACAttacacacagacaaaatgacACAAAAGTTGCAATATGTGAATGAATTTTAGCACTGCACTCTTGCTACTGAATGGTGCACATGAAAATCCACCTCATGGATGTTCATAGATGTCCATCATTTTCTAGGTTGGCAGTTTGCTATGTATTTTTACAAATAACATTTCATCTTACTTTTCCAATACAAGTGACAATAAATGAGGAGATtacaaatacaaatgaataaatgtaatggCAGAGAGGTTACACAACATGTCTCATGATTAACAGTTAAGTATACATGGCATATACTTATGCTATTTCCTctgcttatatttttatatgtattacGTCAATACTAAGTTTGAGTTGAATGTGGAGGACACAAATAGAAGATAAGCATAGGAAATAGAGATAGTTTTAACACAATTTTCCTGTGCTCATCGAAAAATCCATAATTTCGGGATTAGCATGATTCTGGGTAGAGTGTTCTGTGAAAAATATATTGTCATATTAGTGTAATCATCTGTATAGTCTTGATGAGAAAACGCTCAATAGTTCATTATTTCAAAATCAATATTATGGCTTAATACAAGCCATGCAAATAACATGGATAAAAAGCTATGAAACTGAGCCGCATTTCAGAAAATGTAggcttccttttaaaattctcttttttaaaaaattctttactattactattactatgtCACTAAATAAAATCTCAATGGTTTTCAGATATCATAACTCACACAATTGCATTAGAAACAGAGTATTAAATCACATTGTGAATAAATATGAGAGAAATATGTGaccttatttttttctgaatgttatGGATACTATTTTAAGTGTTCATATAGATGATACAAGTAGAACAGAACCCCCATCTTCTCAAGTTGACAATTCACTGGTATTTTAGGTCTGAAATTAACAGAGCATAGACATTTGGTATGCAGGCAAGAAAAGGAAGTGGTAGTCCTTAGAACATGCATTTGTGTAGactaaggaagaggaagggaccaCCAAAAGGAGGaattaaaagaacatttcttGGTTTTGGGGAATGAGATAGTTCTGTAATTATAATGtaataaagtgtttttttttttaaaattggaactATGTGTGATTTATTAACTTGAATCTGTAAGCACTGCTTTAAGAGAGTTGTCAATGTGTTTGGAATTAATGGTAACATCACAATCATTGTACAGAGTACAACATTCTGACAagaaggctttttgtttttttaaataaaaagttcacttggggatccatcccataatcagtcaccaaactcagacactattgcacaatgccagaaagattttgctgaagggaccctgttatagctgtctcttgtgaggctatgccagtgcctggcaaatacagaagtggatgctcacagtcatctataagatggaacacagggcccccaatggagaagctagagaaagcacccaaggagctgaaggggtctgaaaccctataggtggaacaacaatatgaactaaccagtattcagCACCTtaggtgctgaaggggtctgaaaccctataggtggaacaacaatatgaactaaccagtatccccagagcttgtatctctagctgcatatgtatcagaagatggcctagttggccatcactgggaagagaggccccttggtcttgcaaactttatatgccccagtacaggggagtgtcagggccaagaagtgggagtgggtgggtaggggagcagggcagagggagggtatagggaactttcaggatagcatttgaaatgtgtataaagaaaatatctaaaaaaaaagttcactagGATTCTACTATATTtttgtggagaaaagaaaaatcagctcACACAGTTGGTCATTTATATAGTGTTTCGAAGAAATGTAGTACTTTCTGCAGTTTGTTGAATAGCTGTAAATTAAAGTACATACCTTTCATTTTGGCCCTCATTTAAGAGGGGTATTTGGACTTTTACAGTTCTGAATTTCTAATGTGGCCACAGAGAAAAATGGCAACGTCTAAGCAAGCAATAATTGGTTTTGTATTTCAAAGGCTGGGAAACCTTACATAATTCAAGGAGGAAATTGATGATGATTGGaatgatgaaattattttatgtgaggatcctgaaatggaaaagaagatGGTTACAGTTCGTAATTCTTCTATTTAACTTTCCAAGTTTAAGATCAACTAGCAAAATTATTTAAGGCATTATAGTGTATAGTACTATGACAGTTATGATTATGTTTATCACAGAGATATGAGGTCAGAAGAAGGGGACAGCTAACTATATAGCCTTGAACTGGCTCTTCCAAATGTCAATTCTAAATGTAACTGCCCTACAAAACCCATTACAAACTCTCTTTAAAGCAACTGTTAAAATCTTCTTACAAATAATATAGGTCCTATAACACTGACTACTTCTGGTAGTTTAAAAAACTGCAGAGTATTATAACTCATaacaatttatatatatttaaatgcagaTTCTGCTTGATTAAATATGctgtttacttttcttcttcttcttcttcttcttcttcttcttcttcttcttcttcttcttcttcttcttcttcttcttcttcttcttcttcttcttcttctNNNNNNNNNNNNNNNNNNNNNNNNNNNNNNNNNNNNNNNNNNNNNNNNNNNNNNNNNNNNNNNNNNNNNNNNNNNNNNNNNNNNNNNNNNNNNNNNNNNNNNNNNNNNNNNNNNNNNNNNNNNNNNNNNNNNNNNNNNNNNNNNNNNNNNNNNNNNNNNNNNNNNNNNNNNNNNNNNNNNNNNNNNNNNNNNNNNNNNNNNNNNNNNNNNNNNNNNNNNNNNNNNNNNNNNNNNNNNNNNNNNNNNNNNNNNNNNNNNNNNNNNNNNNNNNNNNNNNNNNtggctgtcctggaactcactctgtagaccaggctggccttgaactcagaaatccacctgcctctgcctcccgagtgctgggattaaaggtgtgcaccaccatgcccagtgctgtttacttttacttttctttagaagagaggtattttatttgtttgaattgttgtcccctcccccttttaaaataaagtagtaAACTCTGTAAAAGCatccaaatatatttttcaatccACTATTTGAGAACAACATTTGTGTCAATGTCCTCCTGTCCCAATGATGGAAAAAGTAACGAGCAATTAGCATTACAGTTTGTTAGAAATTTAAAAGGGAATAATGAACCAGGTGATAAAGTTAAAGGTTTCTAATGAGAGGGCCTTGAATGCCAGGCATTGGGTGTGCAGTGTTAGTTGGTAGACTGACAAAACGCTGTGAATGAAATCGTGGAAGTATAAACCATGGTTGGAAGACAAACTATGAGGTTAATATATGATCATTGTTTACTCATTCATTCTGAGGCATAGTTTCTGAAGGCAATGTCACAAATGTATAGTTGAATAAT
Encoded proteins:
- the LOC110287469 gene encoding putative P2Y purinoceptor 10; protein product: MPQKEPSHNSTVFLAKHTEIFKMGSNSTSSAESNCNATYLPFQYSLYATTYIFIFIPGLLANSAALWVLCRFISKKNKAIIFMINLSVADLAHILSLPLRIYYYINRHWPFQRALCLLCFYLKYLNMYASIFFLTCISLQRCLFLLKPFRARNWKRRYDVGISAVIWIVVGTACLPFPILRNAGLANNTDSCFADLGYKQMDAVVLVTMVVIAELAGFVIPVITIACCTWKTTVSLKHPPIAFQGISERKKALRMVFMCAAVFVICFTPYHINFIFYTMVKESIITSCPTVKSTLYFHPFSLCLASLCCLLDPILYYFMASEFRDQLSRHGSSVTRSRLMSRESGSSMVN